The Neobacillus sp. OS1-2 genome includes a window with the following:
- a CDS encoding DinB family protein yields MLQHEYGWVRQTRATLLDFCGKLDPNHFTHKNGFGWESVRDTLVHIADCYVAWLGSFVLLKTKKPLTPREELQNLSLEQIIARFEQVDSIVNEVVELHGQNVNMLIEREIPWRETPELLSISPCKLLMYTITHEFHHKGQIVAMLRQMGYEPPNTDVLGTED; encoded by the coding sequence ATGCTTCAACACGAATATGGTTGGGTTCGACAGACTAGAGCGACTCTGTTAGATTTTTGTGGGAAATTAGATCCTAATCATTTTACACATAAAAATGGATTCGGTTGGGAGAGTGTAAGAGACACATTGGTTCATATAGCTGATTGCTACGTTGCGTGGCTTGGCTCATTTGTTTTATTGAAGACGAAAAAACCTCTTACTCCAAGGGAAGAATTACAAAATCTCAGTTTAGAGCAAATAATAGCACGCTTTGAACAAGTGGATTCAATAGTAAATGAAGTAGTAGAGCTACATGGACAAAATGTAAACATGCTAATTGAGCGAGAAATTCCTTGGCGAGAAACACCTGAACTATTATCTATTTCTCCTTGTAAATTGCTCATGTACACCATCACGCACGAGTTTCATCACAAAGGACAAATAGTAGCTATGCTCCGTCAGATGGGTTATGAGCCCCCTAATACAGATGTATTAGGAACAGAAGATTAA
- a CDS encoding class I SAM-dependent methyltransferase — MFANTKLKSQSVSAYFKSLGIKECQTKKDFWKHVTEVDPFLAKELQPIMDRKLKGNIYEVKNRTLPFSLAVESWTMNFHQSLLNWVSQQTYLKPKRILEIGCDNGLLSCRYATMFPDAEIVGIDLCGYGIRCARELAIKQGLNNLSFYQMDFMEVSEHFTLNSFDLIISARTFHEIMGPIMISNYWSLQEYLKENPTYGDSRYVEIVHRLLTEDGLFLSCEQLKNSADLGRWANVLQDAGLHIQWDDCGTIEYHEIGVDRLSPVIVATKRETNLETLEGMEHLYTKGYPFVFEEGRSYKGGTAEFAYQRLGEKTFVTGIQLKVPNHWHVFRLELWETDGFLLVYNYGNMGYHELDILPASAYEEAHQLMEEAVGTFGHLGPLVWYDNLDERPE, encoded by the coding sequence ATGTTTGCAAATACCAAATTAAAATCACAAAGTGTCTCTGCCTATTTTAAGTCATTGGGTATCAAGGAATGCCAAACCAAAAAGGACTTCTGGAAGCATGTAACCGAGGTCGATCCCTTCTTGGCTAAGGAACTCCAACCCATTATGGACCGCAAACTTAAAGGGAATATTTATGAAGTGAAAAACCGAACACTGCCCTTCAGTTTGGCAGTAGAATCATGGACGATGAATTTCCATCAATCCTTGCTCAACTGGGTCAGTCAGCAAACTTATTTAAAGCCGAAACGGATTTTGGAAATTGGCTGTGATAATGGGTTGCTGTCTTGCAGGTACGCCACCATGTTCCCAGATGCCGAGATTGTAGGGATCGACCTGTGTGGATATGGAATTCGATGTGCTCGGGAGTTGGCAATAAAGCAAGGACTGAACAACTTGAGTTTTTATCAAATGGACTTTATGGAGGTATCTGAGCACTTTACCCTGAATTCTTTTGATTTAATCATTTCTGCACGGACCTTTCATGAAATCATGGGGCCTATCATGATTTCAAACTATTGGTCACTTCAAGAGTACTTGAAGGAGAATCCAACCTATGGTGACAGTCGTTATGTAGAAATAGTCCATCGTTTGTTAACGGAGGATGGATTGTTTCTCTCTTGCGAACAATTGAAAAATTCCGCAGATCTCGGAAGGTGGGCGAATGTGCTTCAGGATGCGGGTCTCCATATTCAATGGGATGACTGTGGTACTATCGAATACCATGAAATAGGAGTAGATAGGCTGTCTCCTGTGATTGTGGCCACAAAAAGGGAGACAAATCTCGAAACCTTGGAAGGGATGGAACACCTTTATACGAAAGGTTACCCATTTGTATTTGAGGAGGGGAGGTCTTATAAAGGAGGGACAGCGGAGTTTGCCTATCAACGGCTGGGGGAGAAAACATTCGTCACAGGGATTCAATTGAAGGTGCCGAACCATTGGCATGTGTTTCGACTTGAGCTTTGGGAGACAGATGGGTTTCTGCTTGTCTATAACTATGGAAATATGGGGTATCATGAATTGGATATTTTACCTGCTTCCGCATATGAAGAGGCACACCAGTTAATGGAGGAGGCGGTCGGTACGTTCGGTCACCTTGGTCCGCTTGTTTGGTATGACAACCTGGATGAGCGGCCAGAGTAG
- a CDS encoding glycosyl hydrolase family 18 protein, producing MVKNCYRSFPIISLCMAIFLLSSCSGIQGKKEHKNDKTPREVLGFYTEKEGTFPSSQPTVNSQSANLSIIAPFWYKLDDKRPGNLIASVPSDHKRKVIQSAHDKNLKVYMVVHNLFYETVEKGKQVASNVLDNNHNSDVFIQNLRNEMNQFNYDGMNVDMENLNLADRDSFSQLIKKLSDAVHRDGKVVTVSVPANTGDSRANPWSPWFDYEKLGQYSDGLMMMTYDEHNPRTTPGSTASVDWTVATIRYALKQGVPPSKMLLGIAGYGWDWDTTAGKTKYSSYKELMGQKTKYKANVIWDSRSQTPYFDYIDEAQHSHQVWFENSESLQYKLDLVEKFHLRGIGIWRLGLEDPMYWKTIPEKIKVKK from the coding sequence ATGGTGAAAAATTGTTATCGGTCATTCCCCATCATTTCTTTATGCATGGCCATATTTCTACTGTCATCGTGTAGCGGGATCCAAGGTAAAAAGGAACACAAAAATGATAAAACTCCTCGTGAAGTTTTAGGTTTCTACACAGAAAAGGAAGGAACGTTTCCTAGCTCTCAACCGACAGTTAACTCGCAATCTGCCAATTTAAGCATCATTGCGCCTTTTTGGTATAAGCTTGATGATAAACGTCCAGGCAATCTTATTGCTTCCGTTCCATCAGATCATAAAAGAAAGGTTATTCAAAGTGCTCATGATAAAAACCTGAAAGTCTATATGGTTGTCCATAATCTCTTTTATGAAACGGTGGAGAAAGGCAAGCAGGTAGCGAGTAATGTACTCGATAACAATCACAACAGTGATGTTTTCATCCAGAACTTACGCAATGAAATGAATCAGTTTAACTATGATGGTATGAATGTGGATATGGAAAATTTGAATTTGGCTGACCGAGATTCCTTTAGTCAACTGATCAAAAAATTGTCTGATGCTGTGCATCGTGATGGAAAAGTAGTAACGGTTTCAGTCCCGGCAAACACAGGGGATTCCCGAGCTAATCCTTGGTCACCGTGGTTTGATTACGAAAAACTTGGTCAATATTCGGATGGGTTAATGATGATGACTTACGATGAGCACAACCCAAGAACAACCCCCGGATCAACCGCATCTGTCGATTGGACAGTGGCAACAATTCGTTATGCATTGAAACAGGGAGTACCACCATCAAAAATGTTACTTGGTATTGCGGGTTATGGATGGGACTGGGATACAACCGCAGGCAAGACCAAGTATAGCTCCTATAAAGAGCTAATGGGTCAGAAAACAAAGTATAAAGCAAACGTGATATGGGACTCCCGTTCACAAACACCCTATTTTGATTATATAGATGAAGCCCAACATAGCCACCAAGTTTGGTTTGAGAATAGTGAAAGTCTGCAGTACAAACTAGACCTTGTAGAAAAATTTCATTTACGGGGGATCGGGATTTGGCGGCTTGGCTTAGAAGACCCCATGTACTGGAAGACTATCCCCGAGAAAATAAAAGTAAAAAAGTAA
- a CDS encoding PH domain-containing protein — translation MVATQAILQWTFISECPIPNDVNELLVDGEVAIAAYKTIRDSAIFTNKRLIVRDAQGLTGKKVEIYSLPYSSINMWSTENAGSFFDVNAEVELWTRAGHIKVNLKKGVDIRKFDKLIANALL, via the coding sequence ATGGTTGCAACGCAGGCAATTCTGCAATGGACTTTCATCTCTGAATGTCCGATTCCAAATGATGTGAATGAATTATTAGTGGATGGTGAAGTGGCAATAGCTGCTTACAAAACCATTCGTGACAGTGCCATCTTCACGAATAAACGATTGATCGTAAGAGATGCTCAGGGGTTAACAGGGAAAAAGGTTGAGATTTATTCTTTGCCCTATTCATCCATCAATATGTGGTCAACGGAGAATGCCGGGAGTTTCTTTGATGTAAATGCGGAGGTTGAATTATGGACCAGGGCAGGCCACATTAAGGTAAATCTTAAAAAAGGTGTTGATATTCGTAAGTTTGATAAACTAATTGCAAATGCACTCCTTTAA
- a CDS encoding P-loop domain-containing protein, giving the protein MIYEDPIYWDNDVAYYIEPTHKLTPDKPCITIKIPFDRLGLDEHMDQVVLSDFALREWVDYIEELNQSIYNRSRTDKENGAFYCFRPTNVVLKRNASHVEVISETWYVCLMITVQLPFKNNNKAMRMLCKMLPKEVEKFIVKFDLIRLNDAYEWVKKQNLIREWLKSSGYCAFIGNGSILPRNKDNSGPLEGALPFTSPEDVEVEIGGLRGMGIKQGVTVITGGGYSGKSTLLDALNSGIYNHIIGDGREFVLTDQSAMEIAAEEGRSIKNINITPFIKWVPNRSTEQFSTDFASGSTSQAANIMEAINYGCKLLLMDEDRSATNFMIQDSKMRALIKHEPIIPFTERVRELYEAVGVSSVLVIGGSAEFLSVADHIILMDNFVPKNVTQEAKDLCKHDKPREPIPHTKWEIERTITTDHFSSYPQDSGTERLIVSSMGYMMIGDEQIDIRGLYNITSQAQLVAIAFLLRKIAISNQDRHIFLHEKIKRALEEMEREGVDRVFSSFFPGFERWLELPRINEVLSVINRMRQLDFIQLEPSEHL; this is encoded by the coding sequence ATGATATATGAGGATCCCATCTATTGGGATAATGATGTTGCCTATTACATTGAACCGACACATAAACTCACACCGGATAAACCATGTATCACCATAAAAATACCTTTTGACCGTCTCGGTTTAGATGAACATATGGATCAAGTTGTTCTCTCCGATTTTGCATTAAGAGAATGGGTTGATTATATAGAGGAATTAAATCAATCGATTTATAACCGCTCACGAACTGATAAAGAAAATGGTGCTTTTTATTGTTTTCGTCCAACCAATGTGGTGTTGAAACGTAATGCGTCCCATGTTGAAGTCATCTCGGAAACATGGTATGTATGCTTAATGATTACCGTCCAACTTCCATTCAAGAATAACAATAAAGCTATGCGCATGCTCTGCAAAATGCTTCCAAAAGAAGTGGAGAAGTTTATTGTCAAATTTGATCTCATCCGATTAAATGATGCCTATGAATGGGTAAAAAAACAAAATTTGATTCGCGAATGGCTAAAATCCAGTGGTTATTGTGCCTTTATTGGGAATGGCAGCATTTTGCCAAGAAATAAAGACAACAGCGGGCCACTAGAGGGTGCCTTGCCTTTTACATCCCCAGAGGATGTGGAAGTGGAAATTGGTGGCTTGCGAGGAATGGGAATAAAACAGGGTGTGACGGTCATCACCGGCGGTGGTTATTCGGGTAAAAGCACTTTGCTGGATGCACTCAATTCGGGGATTTACAATCACATCATCGGTGACGGACGAGAATTTGTGTTGACAGATCAAAGTGCAATGGAAATAGCTGCAGAGGAAGGCCGTTCGATAAAAAATATCAATATTACGCCCTTCATCAAATGGGTACCCAATCGTTCGACTGAACAGTTTTCGACTGACTTCGCCTCAGGTTCCACTTCTCAAGCCGCCAATATTATGGAGGCAATCAACTACGGGTGTAAGCTTCTTCTGATGGATGAAGACAGAAGTGCGACGAATTTTATGATTCAAGACAGCAAAATGCGTGCATTAATCAAGCATGAACCCATAATACCTTTTACGGAACGTGTTAGGGAGCTATATGAGGCCGTTGGCGTATCGTCCGTTCTTGTGATTGGAGGTAGCGCTGAATTTTTATCCGTTGCCGATCACATCATCCTAATGGACAATTTTGTGCCAAAAAACGTTACTCAGGAAGCAAAAGATTTATGTAAACACGACAAACCACGTGAACCCATCCCCCATACAAAATGGGAGATAGAAAGAACAATAACCACCGACCACTTTTCGAGCTATCCACAGGACAGTGGGACAGAAAGGCTGATCGTTTCATCCATGGGATATATGATGATAGGGGATGAACAAATTGATATCAGAGGGCTTTACAATATCACATCACAAGCCCAGCTTGTAGCTATTGCCTTTTTACTTCGAAAAATCGCGATAAGTAATCAGGATCGCCACATCTTTCTTCATGAAAAGATTAAAAGAGCTCTCGAAGAGATGGAGAGAGAAGGAGTGGATCGTGTATTTTCTTCCTTCTTTCCTGGTTTCGAAAGATGGCTTGAACTACCAAGAATCAATGAAGTATTATCTGTCATAAACCGAATGAGACAGTTGGATTTTATTCAGCTTGAGCCTTCTGAACACCTATAA